The Terriglobales bacterium genome has a window encoding:
- a CDS encoding acetamidase/formamidase family protein, with protein MPRLTLLTLLALAIGAQCQTQSNHTYTLKATPKTVAWGYYDAKAEPVLHIKSGDTVVFETLLTNSPTGLEKAGLPPEQVEQNLRDIYKEITTHGPGGHILNGPVYIEGAEPGDTLEVHIQKIELAIPYAYNGFRYGAGFLTQDFPYARTRIIPLDRERMVARFAPGVEVPLHPFFGSMGVAPPESYGRISSAPPAIHGGNMDNKELVAGTTLYLPVHARGALFEIGDGHAGQGNGEVDITALETSLIGTLQFVVRKDLKVKYPRAETPTHYISMGFDDDLSEATRIAVREMISFLVEDKHLTRDDAYMLTSVAGDVDITELVDGNKGVHVMLPKSVFVKQ; from the coding sequence ATGCCGCGACTCACGCTTCTTACACTCCTCGCGCTCGCCATCGGCGCGCAATGCCAAACGCAGTCCAACCACACCTACACGCTTAAGGCAACTCCGAAAACGGTAGCGTGGGGATACTACGACGCGAAAGCCGAGCCGGTTCTGCACATCAAGTCCGGCGATACCGTCGTCTTCGAGACCCTCCTCACCAACAGCCCCACCGGACTCGAAAAAGCGGGGCTCCCTCCTGAGCAGGTGGAGCAAAATCTTCGCGACATCTATAAGGAGATCACGACGCACGGTCCCGGAGGCCACATCCTGAACGGGCCGGTGTACATCGAAGGCGCCGAGCCTGGAGACACGCTCGAGGTCCACATCCAGAAGATCGAGCTCGCCATTCCTTATGCGTACAACGGATTCCGCTACGGAGCCGGCTTCCTCACTCAGGATTTTCCCTACGCCCGCACCAGGATCATCCCACTCGATCGCGAGCGCATGGTGGCGCGCTTCGCTCCGGGCGTCGAGGTTCCACTGCATCCGTTCTTCGGCAGCATGGGAGTAGCTCCGCCGGAGTCCTACGGACGCATCAGCAGCGCTCCGCCTGCCATCCACGGAGGCAACATGGACAACAAAGAACTGGTCGCCGGTACAACGCTCTATCTGCCGGTACACGCGCGCGGCGCACTGTTTGAAATTGGCGACGGACACGCCGGACAAGGCAACGGCGAAGTGGACATCACCGCCCTGGAGACTTCCCTGATTGGGACACTGCAGTTCGTCGTGCGCAAAGACCTGAAAGTGAAATATCCACGCGCCGAGACTCCTACCCATTACATCAGCATGGGCTTCGACGACGACCTCAGCGAAGCCACGCGGATCGCCGTGCGCGAAATGATCAGCTTCCTGGTGGAGGACAAACACCTCACCCGCGACGATGCCTACATGCTAACCAGCGTCGCCGGCGACGTAGATATAACCGAGCTGGTCGACGGCAATAAAGGCGTCCACGTAATGCTCCCAAAGTCGGTGTTCGTGAAACAGTGA